ACTTTGGAtagtattaaattaaaatttaagtatttTCATGATATAAATTAAAGTTGAGGGACAATAATGAAATAACTCTTAAAATTGAGGGATAGTGAGTAAAATTAAGTCTCATTTCATACATCAATTTTGGTTggcgttataattttttttttaatatttcgaGCAAATTTTAAAGGGATGGATATTTAGGGTTGAATTTATAAGTCTTGTATTATAAGATAAACACttgttattaaattattaatttaatgaaatgatatgtatatatatatataacattcagAATATAATTTTAAGTGTATAAATTGAATGTGGAGATTGCACCCTTATAAACTGATACACTACAACAAAAGTGCTATTAATGTAAACTCAACGGTGaaagattattaataatttatttttattattttcaaattttttttgctGCAAAATTCAGTTTTGTGTTAGCAATTGTGTTGGAACGTATGCAATTATTCATTCTTTCCTTACAAAAAGTTCAAACTACAAACAATTTTTCAAGATTGCTGATGCAAAattataaagttttattttattttattatgaatgtATGTGGGTTTTTGAAGAGACAAACAATCCACCTCTTCTAATCCTTGCTTTCAAGCAAAATGGTGAGTATTAGGTGTTATGAAGGCCAAGAGACGTTCCACTCTCTTCCAGATGAAAATCCCTTAACTAATCCTAATTTTGACTCTTTTTGTCTCTCCTCCTGGTTGTTAAAAACTGATTGGGTCAAAGAGAGCTAAAAATGACATTTGTGCTCTCTATTATCACCACAGACCTCACTTTTTATTACAATTGAATTGTAAATGTTAAACTTTTGAGTCCAATCACAATtcgaatatataaaaataaatttaaaaattcatgtcACATAAAATAACAGTTACACTATAACAAGGACTCAACTGTTTTGTTAGGCAAATCTTATGGTGGTCGAACCATGACATTTCTAGTCAAATCATTTATTTAGCTGAACCATGACATTCGTGCCGAATCATCTACCTCACTGAATCATGATGTTTGTAGCCTAACCATCTCTCTGGTTGAGACATGacattgattgtctaatcatctATATGGCCATACCATACTGCCCGGATCACATTCGTGACTGAGTCTTCGTAATGGCCAAACTATCTTCATGATTTGAGATATATGAATTTATCTAGTCAAGTATCTAATAATTTTGTGGGAGTTATATCACTGAGATTTGTCGTTTCACCAATATAATTCATGTATTCCTGttattatatatgattatcaatcAGCGATTCATTCATTTACCTATTTTTCTGCGAAGTTCAAATGCGAATATTCACTGCTTGGAATGTTCATGCACTTGCAaatactataattttttttattcttaatgATGAACTGAACGAAGTTAAGAGTTTACTGctcttctttaaaaaaaattatataaaaaatatttttcttttgaattaaaatttaaacaaaGTTTCACTTGTGATatagatttaattttattattatcaatCAATATTGTCTgaccaattatatatatatatatatatatatatatatatatatatatatcacaactGAGTCGATATTTTTTTACTttgaatttttttgaaaaaatgaaattcataattttaatcaCCATAAAACATATACTCCATcagttaaatattttttttaagagaAAAAGTTGACAATTTATTAATAAGTGTCGTGATGTAGGTacatcataaaaataaaaaagcaaCCAACCAACGGACGTTTGATATGAGTAATTCAGTACTCTCGTACCAAAGGAGAATAATCTTTTGAGTAGTAAATGGTTCGTATTCATTTTAGACATCAAAAGAAACCTTTGTAATGATACCCTTTTGAGAACTTGTTATTTCTGTGATATATAAAAGAGTTTAAACCATCAAATTAAATAGAGGAACAAACAAAATTACAAGATTTCATTGATAAAAGATTATTACTCGTATTAACCAAAAAGAGTCAACAATTCATATTATATTTTGAATTGCCAAAAAATTCATCAAATATTGGAAGAAACAAAAATAATATCAGACCCAATAAGAAGAGACAGGACTCTGATATTGGTGAGAAAAACTTAGATTCATTCCTAATAAACACATATATGAGAAGATAAATATTTTTCAAAGTGACAAAGATTTAATACTTTATTaacaaaatgataaaaaaaagccAAAATGACTAATCTAAGGATAGTTATTGATAGGGAACGCATCAGTGGTCATCCAAAGAGGAGATCTAAAGAATAAAATGACGAAAGCAAAGAAAAATAATGAATGAATATGGGAAAAGGGAAGAATTTTAGAAAGAAGatctttttataatttaaattaatctttattatgtaaaaaaataatttaaaggatatattatattttcaaaaattatttcataaaattgACGTGGATATGacgattttattatatttattgatTGTAATAGATCTTAAATGTGTCTTATTTTAACTATATATATTAGTCTCACCAAAAAAGAACTGTATATTCCCACGTTTTGTTTGACCATCCAACCAATCACATTGCTGCACCCCACGAGCCACAAAGAAGAGGAAGTGAGACGAAAgcaagggggagagagagagagagtgggaGATTTCCTACTTGCGATGGCTTGTGTGTGGATATAACCTTTGTTTTGGACCAATGTGCATATATCAATCATCAAACATGCTCTTCttttatgggtatatatatatccCTCTCCTTCCCTAACTTTCACTCTGTGTATTGAGGTTTGATTCCATCTCTTATCAGAGAGGAATATCCTATCCTATCCTATCCCATCCAATCCAATCGAAACCCATATATCACATTTATAAGGGCATTTGGTTTCTTGATTAGGGATAAAACAAAATGGTGAGAGCTCCTTGCTGTCAGAAGATGGGACTGAAGAAAGGTCCATGGACTCCTGAAGAAGATCGGATGCTTATCGATTACATCCAACAATATGGCCATAGCAATTGGAGGGCACTTCCCAAACAAGCTGGTAAATATATATCTTTTCTCTCTTTTAAACAAATTAAGAGAGCTGTTACAAGTTCTAGGAACAAGAACACCAAAGAATGTTTCGGTtttaatttctttctttcctttcagGTTTGTTGAGGTGTGGAAAGAGTTGCAGGCTCCGGTGGATAAATTACCTGAGACCTGACATTAAACGAGGAAATTTCACCAGAGAAGAAGAGGataccatcatcaaattacatgaaATGCTAGGAAATAGGTGTGTTTTGCAGTTATATAACACCAGCAAAAATGATAGATCTCCATCCCTGCCAAATTGTTCTAACCAACTAAgctacaattcaaaacaatgctaTTCATAACGAGCATAATCAATATTATCTCTTGATGATGGTGAAAATGAAAAGATTCTTTGTCTGTAAGTTGTAACTATCCCATGTGCTAGTTTAAAAAACGCACATTCTTGCCTTAATTTAAGAGCTCTTAATCTCAAACAAGATGTTATGCACGTATAAATATTCAATCGACATGTGAGTagaaacattttaaatttttgagatcAAGTAGGATGAAAATCAAGATTAATGCATAAAATCCTGACATGATCttttaattaaacttaattttttACAGATGGTCAGCAATTGCAGCGAGATTACCGGGACGGACggataatgaaataaaaaatgtATGGCATACCCACTTGAAGAAAAGATTATCGAAGCAAAATCCTGGCACCCCAGAAATTAAAAGACGATCCATTGATATGTCCAGAGTTGATCAAAAATCGAAAACAGAACCTGATGAATTGGTAAATTTATCAAATCTTCCAGGATCTGAATCGTCTGAGGGCATGGACTATGGACCGATTTCTCCACAACAGTGTTCCTCCAGTGAAATCTCCTCTGTGACCACAGGTGATGATGCCAATAATAACACGTCTTCCACGAATTTGGAGTCATCGGATGATTTTCCAGAAATGGATGAAAATTTCTGGTCAGAAGTATTGTCAAGTGATCACTCGAGCCCGGAAATCAATTTTCCGACCACTGCAGTGGCGGAAGCACAATTTCAAATTCCATTTTCTACACTAGAAAATGCAATGGAACCTGCAGTCCAATATGCCTGTAATTCAAATATGTACGATAGCATGGAATTCTGGTATAACCTTTTCACAAGAGCTGGGGAATCACTAGAATTACCAGAAATTTAAATAATATGGTTGAATTTTTTGCATGGCATGCTAATTATTATGAATTAGTGCTGTTCAATTTGTTGACTGTTCAGAGAAGAAGACAACTTAAAGTTAGACAATTTTCAACTTAGATGAAAAATTGTCCAATTTTGGACCACAAATTCAACAAGTCGGTAGCAATAtccatatttttttttcaatcaaagaAACATGTATGAACTAAAAACAAAGATCGGTATTGGAATCATCACACAGCCCTATAGTGTAAAGAGTTTTTATTATAGTGTACATCTAATATAAGCTCAAACTCATATGAAAatgagtttaattattattaaattaaatatttatattaagatGTAtgtgtattaattaaaatatatatatatatatataaagtgcaTAAATctgtagataaaaaataaatctaacAGTGCATAAATTTATCCTTATATAAGTTTGAACTCTTCATTGACACActctttattatatattttttttagttttgatcataaCGATAAGCTTactttattttcatataatttatgaaaatatcattaacatattattaaaaaaattgataatttattaataaGTATCATAATGTAAGCAcatcataaataaaaaataagtaaAGGAGAATAATTTTCAGAGTGGCATTTTGGACAATAAAAGAAACCTTTGCAACAATATTCTTTTGAAAACTTCCTATTTATGTGCTCTACAAAAGAGTTTAAACTATCAAATTCTAATAGAGGAACAAATAGTGCTACCAGAGTCTATTGATAAAAAatcattatttatatttaaagattcaaaattttttctctaaaaaaaaaaaaagtcaata
This sequence is a window from Hevea brasiliensis isolate MT/VB/25A 57/8 chromosome 10, ASM3005281v1, whole genome shotgun sequence. Protein-coding genes within it:
- the LOC110635298 gene encoding transcription factor MYB14 gives rise to the protein MVRAPCCQKMGLKKGPWTPEEDRMLIDYIQQYGHSNWRALPKQAGLLRCGKSCRLRWINYLRPDIKRGNFTREEEDTIIKLHEMLGNRWSAIAARLPGRTDNEIKNVWHTHLKKRLSKQNPGTPEIKRRSIDMSRVDQKSKTEPDELVNLSNLPGSESSEGMDYGPISPQQCSSSEISSVTTGDDANNNTSSTNLESSDDFPEMDENFWSEVLSSDHSSPEINFPTTAVAEAQFQIPFSTLENAMEPAVQYACNSNMYDSMEFWYNLFTRAGESLELPEI